Proteins encoded together in one Candidatus Nitrosocaldus cavascurensis window:
- a CDS encoding SufB/SufD family protein: MMESALPISYFDDQKVREVIGLRYNEPAWLIESRVKALSNYRTLPDERSPLFNKYTTANLLDTNRLMIMLDGTHELDDELKRRRDEIRKGIVITQAGRSIEVKGLSKSLEEEGLVIKGIMDALKDDESVEIIRRVSSRIDTGEDKFLALEHALFNSGLFIYVPKGMVLDEPITIIRSLPSDGTLVERNIVYADVSSRVRIVQELYSGYSGDDNNASNGTQQAYFESNECYIADNADVEFITTQGMSSNIAYFTNRKAFIARDARFNSYLGLFGGTLSRCKVDNMLEGFGASAEHFNIIFGDGTQAFDLTANMMHLEASTRGRVLSKAIVKDTSRSLFKGMINIGKDAKGSESYLAGHAIILNKGARADSIPALEIETNEVKATHSASVAQIDEEQIFYMMSRGMSRDEAKRAIVFGFIEPLLKRLSMDARIYTTYLVDCKWRGRQLMLRSDDVMREIWEVEEESRRIESDIFEKHYKYR; encoded by the coding sequence ATGATGGAGAGTGCATTACCCATCTCATATTTTGATGATCAAAAGGTAAGAGAGGTTATTGGGTTAAGGTACAATGAGCCAGCATGGCTCATAGAATCTAGGGTTAAAGCATTATCCAATTATAGAACCCTTCCAGATGAGAGGTCACCACTCTTCAACAAGTATACAACAGCAAACCTCCTTGATACTAACAGGTTGATGATCATGCTTGATGGTACTCATGAGTTGGATGATGAGTTGAAGAGGAGGAGGGATGAGATAAGGAAGGGTATAGTCATAACCCAAGCAGGTAGAAGCATAGAGGTTAAAGGGTTGAGCAAAAGCCTTGAGGAGGAAGGGTTGGTCATAAAGGGTATCATGGATGCACTTAAGGATGATGAGAGTGTTGAGATTATAAGGAGAGTATCAAGCAGGATAGACACTGGTGAGGATAAGTTCCTTGCACTAGAGCATGCATTATTCAACTCTGGCCTCTTCATATACGTACCAAAGGGCATGGTGCTTGATGAACCTATAACTATAATACGTTCATTGCCAAGTGATGGTACCCTTGTTGAGAGGAATATAGTATATGCTGATGTATCGAGCAGGGTAAGGATAGTTCAAGAACTCTACTCAGGTTATAGTGGTGATGATAATAATGCTAGCAATGGTACACAGCAGGCATACTTTGAATCCAACGAGTGCTACATAGCAGATAATGCAGATGTAGAGTTCATAACAACCCAAGGTATGAGCAGTAATATAGCATACTTTACAAATAGGAAGGCATTCATAGCAAGGGATGCAAGGTTCAACTCGTATCTAGGCTTGTTTGGAGGCACATTGAGTAGATGCAAGGTAGATAACATGCTAGAGGGGTTTGGTGCAAGTGCAGAGCACTTCAACATCATCTTTGGTGATGGTACCCAAGCATTCGATCTTACAGCAAATATGATGCATCTGGAAGCAAGTACAAGAGGTAGAGTGTTATCAAAGGCTATAGTAAAGGATACATCCAGATCACTATTCAAGGGTATGATAAATATAGGCAAGGATGCAAAGGGCTCAGAGTCCTATCTTGCTGGTCATGCAATAATCCTTAACAAAGGGGCAAGGGCAGACTCCATACCAGCGTTAGAGATAGAGACCAATGAGGTTAAAGCAACACACTCTGCATCTGTTGCACAGATTGATGAGGAGCAGATCTTCTACATGATGAGTAGAGGTATGAGCAGGGATGAGGCAAAGAGGGCTATAGTCTTTGGTTTCATAGAGCCATTGCTAAAGAGGCTAAGCATGGATGCAAGGATATACACAACATACCTAGTTGATTGCAAGTGGAGAGGAAGGCAGTTGATGCTTAGATCGGATGATGTTATGAGGGAGATATGGGAGGTTGAGGAGGAGTCTAGGAGGATAGAGAGCGATATATTTGAGAAGCATTACAAGTATAGATGA
- a CDS encoding phosphatase PAP2 family protein, with amino-acid sequence MIILFVYDLLHVLGRTALVPLRSITFFSLLIAFVVVSILVASGVTEGLDTSIFKAITGSRTYSMDLIMVGVTTTSDIFPIYFSPLLIIAFILIVRKSSRRMGAVLMLVILVTALASLQLKNIVYRDRPDYEFKVEGLEYKVELDTIAVSSSSYPSGHASWSTAFALVMSYMLREKRIGRMSIGMLFWIYPILISFSRVYVGAHYPMDVVGGTLLGLIVGNFMARIFRLHQPS; translated from the coding sequence ATGATAATATTATTTGTATACGATCTGCTACATGTGCTTGGAAGAACAGCATTGGTACCTTTACGCTCCATAACATTCTTCTCACTACTAATAGCCTTTGTAGTAGTGAGCATCCTTGTAGCATCGGGGGTAACAGAGGGTCTAGATACTAGCATATTCAAGGCTATAACTGGCTCCAGAACATATAGCATGGATCTTATCATGGTTGGGGTAACAACAACATCAGATATATTTCCCATATACTTCTCGCCATTGCTAATAATAGCATTCATACTCATCGTGAGGAAGAGTAGTAGAAGGATGGGAGCAGTTCTCATGCTTGTGATACTTGTAACTGCTCTAGCATCATTGCAGTTGAAGAACATAGTGTACAGGGATAGGCCAGATTATGAGTTCAAGGTAGAGGGCTTGGAGTACAAGGTTGAGTTGGATACTATTGCAGTAAGTTCAAGCTCATACCCATCTGGTCATGCCTCATGGAGCACTGCATTTGCTCTAGTCATGAGTTACATGCTTAGGGAGAAGCGTATTGGTAGGATGAGTATTGGGATGCTATTCTGGATTTATCCTATACTTATATCATTCAGCAGGGTATACGTTGGGGCACATTATCCCATGGATGTGGTTGGAGGCACGTTATTGGGGCTGATAGTTGGTAACTTCATGGCAAGGATCTTCAGACTACATCAACCATCTTAA
- the sufU gene encoding Fe-S cluster assembly sulfur transfer protein SufU, whose translation MSSADIYREIILDYYRNPRNYGRLERPDVVVRDSNPLCGDEVEMHIRFEDGKIKDIRFNGKGCAISQASASMLTEMVMGKSLEEVKALGKQDILEALGLPNLGPARIKCALLSLKVFKLGIYSYLADKMGESEASSIKEEASKLF comes from the coding sequence ATGAGTAGTGCGGATATCTATAGGGAGATAATACTTGACTACTACAGAAACCCAAGGAACTATGGAAGGCTAGAGAGGCCAGATGTTGTGGTTAGGGACTCAAACCCTCTATGTGGGGATGAGGTTGAGATGCACATAAGGTTTGAGGATGGTAAGATAAAGGATATAAGGTTCAACGGCAAGGGATGTGCAATAAGCCAGGCAAGTGCATCCATGCTTACAGAGATGGTCATGGGTAAGAGCCTAGAGGAGGTTAAGGCTTTAGGGAAGCAGGATATACTGGAGGCCCTTGGCTTACCCAACCTTGGTCCAGCAAGGATCAAATGTGCATTGCTCTCACTCAAGGTATTCAAGCTTGGCATATACTCTTACCTTGCTGATAAGATGGGCGAGAGTGAGGCATCAAGCATAAAGGAGGAGGCATCAAAACTCTTCTAG
- a CDS encoding phosphoglycerate kinase, producing the protein MNMLTVDDMDLNGKTVFIRVDMNVPIHPDTLKIIERIRISEASTTIKELEHARVVVGSHQGRVGRYDYTDLSQHAEILEGMIGRKVMFVEDVMGPEARRRIEGMKDGDVLLLDNLRFCAEENYEFAPKDAANTVMVRRLARFMDACILDCFPSAHRAHPSIVGFPYLLPACAGRLVAREVQSLDRVLTVAKGPYVVILGGSKISDRLEAIETLIQGGRADKVLLTGLISIIFLMAQGRFKANKLGIKEEALVEKARKLMQKYPNVFMLPVDYATENNGERVEKNLDEFTDDDTILDIGSKTIESYEKVISGAGTIFMSGPAGAFEREQFAYGTKTLLEIVARSLSTTIVSGGHMTAALQRFGLSDKVDHISTAGGALVLYLAGKKLPMMEVLEMAYERVAAKA; encoded by the coding sequence ATGAACATGCTAACAGTAGATGATATGGATCTTAATGGTAAGACTGTATTCATCAGGGTTGATATGAATGTTCCAATCCATCCAGATACACTCAAGATAATAGAGAGGATAAGGATAAGTGAGGCAAGCACAACTATAAAGGAACTGGAGCATGCAAGGGTTGTTGTAGGCTCCCATCAAGGCAGGGTTGGGCGCTATGACTACACAGATCTAAGCCAGCATGCTGAGATACTTGAAGGGATGATAGGTAGGAAGGTTATGTTCGTTGAGGATGTGATGGGTCCAGAGGCTAGGAGAAGGATAGAGGGTATGAAGGATGGGGATGTCCTTCTTCTTGATAACCTAAGGTTCTGTGCAGAGGAGAACTACGAGTTTGCTCCAAAGGATGCAGCAAATACAGTGATGGTCAGAAGGCTTGCAAGGTTCATGGATGCATGCATACTTGACTGCTTCCCATCTGCACATAGGGCACATCCATCCATAGTAGGCTTCCCATACCTGCTCCCTGCATGCGCTGGAAGGCTTGTTGCAAGGGAAGTTCAATCATTGGATAGAGTGCTTACTGTTGCAAAGGGACCATACGTTGTCATACTTGGAGGTTCAAAGATCTCAGATAGGCTTGAGGCTATAGAGACGCTTATACAGGGAGGCAGGGCTGATAAGGTACTCCTTACTGGGCTTATATCCATAATATTCCTCATGGCACAGGGTAGGTTCAAGGCAAACAAGCTAGGCATAAAGGAGGAAGCACTTGTTGAGAAGGCTAGAAAGTTGATGCAGAAGTACCCAAATGTATTCATGCTCCCTGTGGATTACGCTACAGAGAATAATGGCGAGAGGGTTGAGAAGAACCTTGATGAGTTCACTGATGATGATACCATCCTTGATATAGGGAGCAAGACGATAGAGAGTTATGAGAAGGTTATAAGCGGTGCTGGCACTATATTCATGAGCGGACCTGCTGGTGCATTCGAGAGGGAGCAGTTTGCATATGGTACAAAAACACTGCTAGAGATAGTTGCAAGGTCTCTAAGTACTACAATAGTTAGTGGAGGGCATATGACTGCAGCACTCCAGAGGTTTGGACTAAGCGATAAGGTTGATCATATAAGCACTGCTGGTGGTGCACTAGTACTCTACCTTGCTGGGAAGAAACTACCCATGATGGAGGTTCTGGAGATGGCGTATGAAAGGGTAGCAGCGAAGGCATGA
- a CDS encoding cysteine desulfurase, translating to MLSIIDVKRIRADFPILERSVRNGKRLIYFDNAATTQKPKQVIDAIYNYYMNYNANIHRAVHQLSEEATEAYEGARSKVARFINAKSDEVVFVRNATEAINLVAYAWGRANIKAGDTIVVSEMEHHSNIVPWQLLAREKGARLHYIRIDYGDGAKGSNSSNSSRSNSSSNSTNYGDSYSYGDSDDGDSSLILDDLYDAISHANVKLVAITHMSNVLGTINPVKEIVDICKDKGIKVLVDGAQSTPHMPIDVKDIGCDFFAFSAHKMLGPTGVGVLYAKRDILDAMDPFIGGGDMIKEVHKYTASWNDLPWKFEAGTPNIADVIGFGAAIDYLNAIGMENVRAYEHQLTEYMLSRLMEVKGLKLYGSKEADRRGAVFSFNLADIHPHDLATILDEDGIAIRSGHHCAQPLMERLGVAATSRASLYIYNTREEIDRFIDSLERARLIFRVGG from the coding sequence ATGTTAAGCATAATCGATGTTAAGAGGATAAGGGCTGACTTTCCAATACTGGAGAGGAGCGTTAGGAATGGTAAGAGGCTTATCTACTTCGATAATGCTGCAACAACACAGAAGCCAAAGCAGGTTATAGATGCTATATACAACTACTACATGAACTACAATGCAAACATACACAGAGCTGTACACCAACTCTCTGAGGAGGCTACAGAAGCGTATGAGGGTGCAAGGAGCAAAGTTGCTAGGTTCATAAATGCTAAGAGTGATGAGGTTGTATTTGTAAGGAATGCAACAGAGGCAATAAACCTTGTTGCATATGCATGGGGTAGGGCAAACATAAAGGCTGGGGATACTATAGTTGTTAGCGAGATGGAGCATCATAGCAACATAGTACCTTGGCAGTTGCTTGCTAGGGAGAAGGGTGCTAGATTGCACTACATTAGGATAGATTATGGTGATGGTGCCAAAGGAAGTAATAGTAGCAATAGTAGTAGAAGCAATAGTAGCAGTAATAGCACTAATTATGGTGATAGTTATAGTTATGGTGATAGTGATGATGGTGATAGCTCGCTCATCCTTGATGATCTATACGATGCTATATCCCATGCTAATGTTAAACTTGTTGCCATAACCCATATGTCAAATGTATTAGGTACTATAAACCCAGTAAAGGAGATAGTTGATATATGTAAGGATAAGGGCATAAAAGTCCTTGTTGATGGTGCACAATCTACCCCTCATATGCCTATAGATGTTAAGGATATTGGTTGTGACTTCTTTGCATTCTCTGCACACAAGATGCTTGGTCCAACTGGTGTTGGAGTACTCTATGCCAAGAGGGATATACTTGATGCCATGGACCCATTCATAGGTGGAGGGGATATGATAAAGGAGGTGCACAAGTATACTGCCTCATGGAACGATCTGCCATGGAAGTTCGAGGCAGGTACACCCAATATAGCAGATGTTATAGGCTTTGGTGCAGCTATAGATTACCTTAATGCAATAGGTATGGAGAATGTTAGAGCATATGAACACCAACTCACAGAGTACATGCTATCAAGGCTGATGGAGGTTAAGGGCTTGAAGTTGTATGGGAGCAAGGAGGCAGATAGGCGTGGGGCAGTATTCTCATTCAACCTAGCAGATATACACCCTCATGATCTAGCAACTATACTTGATGAGGATGGGATAGCGATAAGATCTGGGCACCATTGTGCTCAGCCATTGATGGAGAGGCTAGGGGTAGCAGCAACATCTAGGGCAAGCCTGTACATATACAACACAAGGGAGGAGATAGATAGGTTCATAGACTCTCTAGAGAGGGCAAGGTTGATATTCAGGGTAGGAGGTTGA
- a CDS encoding Lrp/AsnC ligand binding domain-containing protein: MKAFVEIKIEAGANIERIIQLLRSTEGVKEAFAVTGHTDIIASVEASDLKGIADVVTQKIHAIKGIDNTETMVCVED; this comes from the coding sequence ATGAAAGCATTCGTGGAGATAAAGATAGAGGCTGGTGCAAACATAGAGAGGATAATACAGTTGCTTAGGAGCACGGAAGGGGTTAAGGAGGCATTTGCTGTTACTGGACATACAGATATAATAGCAAGTGTAGAGGCTAGCGATCTTAAAGGTATAGCAGATGTAGTTACGCAGAAGATACATGCTATAAAGGGGATTGATAATACAGAGACCATGGTCTGTGTTGAAGATTAA
- a CDS encoding Rieske (2Fe-2S) protein, which yields MNWVRVCSKYDLKEGEVVSIDLDGRQLMLIVQNGIIYALDRICTHMDADLSMGFLAEGQITCPLHLSSFRLEDGVALNPPAERPLRRYNVKIDGDDIYVQVE from the coding sequence ATGAACTGGGTTAGGGTATGCAGCAAGTACGATCTTAAAGAGGGAGAGGTAGTAAGCATAGATCTTGATGGAAGGCAGTTGATGCTCATAGTGCAGAATGGCATCATATATGCCTTGGATAGGATATGCACGCATATGGATGCAGATCTGAGCATGGGCTTTCTTGCCGAGGGGCAGATCACATGCCCATTGCATCTATCAAGTTTTAGGCTTGAAGATGGTGTAGCATTGAATCCACCAGCAGAGAGACCATTGAGGAGGTACAATGTTAAAATAGATGGCGATGATATATACGTGCAGGTGGAATGA